Proteins from one Belonocnema kinseyi isolate 2016_QV_RU_SX_M_011 chromosome 8, B_treatae_v1, whole genome shotgun sequence genomic window:
- the LOC117178696 gene encoding protein FAM200A-like, giving the protein MDRRITELGIDMRSQLKNELNSTEIFAIQVDGSTDVSTVEQLLAFIRFIGKEDIERDWKKCVAISSDGASSMTGINVGFVKYFKVVAPNSSWYHCIIHKYALAAKSMPALLKEVMDDSVKIVNLIKSSSLNSRLFAVLSEELGAEFSQLLYHTDVRWLSRGKVLNRVFCLKDEIYIFLSDSKHELAHKFDDKLFSDIYILLMSICKVHTQT; this is encoded by the coding sequence ATGGATAGGCGAATCACGGAATTGGGAATCGATATGCGGAGTCAACTTAAAAATGAGTTGAACTCTACTGAAATCTTTGCCATTCAGGTGGACGGCTCAACAGATGTTAGTACTGTAGAACAACTGTTGGCATTCATTCGTTTCATTGGCAAAGAGGACATTGAAAGagattggaaaaaatgtgtagcgATTTCTTCCGACGGGGCTAGTTCGATGACAGGGATAAACGTGggatttgttaaatatttcaaagtagtCGCGCCGAACTCTTCTTGGTATCACTGCATCATTCATAAGTATGCATTAGCGGCAAAGTCTATGCCTGCATTATTGAAGGAAGTGATGGACGATTCGgttaaaatagtaaatttgatCAAAAGTAGTTCTTTAAATAGTCGTTTGTTTGCGGTACTTAGTGAAGAATTGGGAGCGGAATTTTCTCAATTACTGTATCACACTGACGTGAGATGGCTTTCCAGAGGCAAGGTTCTTAAtcgagttttttgtttaaaagatgaaatttatatttttttaagtgactcTAAACATGAGCTAGCTCACAAATTTGACGACAAATTGTTTTCGGACATTTACATTCTTTTAATGTCAATATGCAAGGTTCATACGCAGACATGA